One stretch of Brachyhypopomus gauderio isolate BG-103 chromosome 8, BGAUD_0.2, whole genome shotgun sequence DNA includes these proteins:
- the LOC143521186 gene encoding uncharacterized protein LOC143521186, with product MATAEERALVKLGSELDKLGRQIQRLLEKQAELTQEKTRLEAARDAAYSAVSTPSSRRLSATAILTRAPGWERQRGRGRQPASSPLPQPDFSSANPFEVLSSRRSCPGRGQAASLGAEAARRLRHRRPSRGGCRHLRPAQRDPEGALPIASGHRAEEDLAPGHL from the exons atggctaccgcggaggaacgggctctcgtcaagctcggctcggagctggacaagctgggtcggcagatccagcgtcttctggagaagcaagcggagctcacccaggagaagaccaggctcgaggccgcccgcgacgctgcctactcggccgtctccactccctcgtcacggcggctcagcgcgaccgccatcttgacccgggcaccaggctgggagcgccagcgaggacgcggaaggcagccggcgtcgtcacccctacctcagccggacttctcctctgcgaatccgttcgaggtgctcagctccag GCGCTCGTGTCCTGGACGTGGCCAGGCGGCTTCCCTCGGCGCTGAAGCAGCGAGACGACTTCGGCACCGTCGTCCTTCACGTGGGGGCTGTCGACACCTTCGCCCGGCGCAGCGAGATCCTGAAGGAGCACTACCGATCGCTTCTGGACACCGCGCGGAAGAAGAC ctggctccgggacacctgtag